One segment of Pleomorphomonas sp. PLEO DNA contains the following:
- the cobJ gene encoding precorrin-3B C(17)-methyltransferase: protein MSQTGEILVVGLGPGPEHWRTPEVSAALERATDLVGYEPYLARCPERSGQTRHGSDNRVELERARFAIDLARAGRIVAVVSGGDPGVFAMAAAVVEAVEVDEAARHLSVTVMPGVSAMQAAAARLGAPLGHDFCAISLSDNLKPWSLVERRLRAAADGDFVIALYNPASKARPTRIFEAFDLLKNLKTGSTPVAFARAVGRPDERIVVTTLAEADPSIVDMATLVIIGSSESRLIDRPGGRPWILSPRQARGGRYEQVAPRCRPSHRQARDRW from the coding sequence ATGAGCCAAACGGGCGAGATCCTGGTGGTCGGCCTCGGCCCGGGCCCTGAGCACTGGCGAACGCCGGAAGTGAGCGCCGCGCTCGAACGGGCAACCGATCTCGTCGGCTACGAGCCCTATCTCGCCCGCTGCCCGGAACGTTCGGGCCAGACGCGGCATGGCAGCGACAATCGTGTCGAACTTGAACGGGCCCGCTTTGCCATCGATCTTGCCCGCGCCGGCCGCATCGTCGCCGTGGTCTCGGGCGGCGACCCGGGCGTCTTCGCCATGGCGGCGGCTGTTGTCGAGGCGGTGGAGGTTGACGAAGCCGCCCGCCACCTGTCCGTCACGGTCATGCCTGGTGTTTCCGCCATGCAGGCGGCGGCGGCTCGGCTGGGCGCACCGCTCGGCCACGATTTCTGTGCGATTTCGCTGTCCGACAACCTGAAGCCTTGGTCTCTTGTCGAAAGGCGATTGCGCGCCGCTGCCGACGGCGATTTCGTCATCGCCCTCTACAATCCCGCCTCGAAAGCGCGACCGACCCGCATTTTCGAGGCCTTCGATCTCCTGAAAAATCTGAAGACCGGTTCGACGCCGGTCGCTTTTGCCCGCGCCGTCGGCCGGCCGGACGAACGAATCGTCGTGACGACGCTTGCCGAGGCCGACCCTTCCATTGTCGACATGGCGACGCTGGTCATCATCGGCTCGTCGGAAAGCCGGCTGATCGACCGGCCAGGCGGACGACCTTGGATTCTCAGCCCGCGTCAGGCGCGGGGGGGGCGGTATGAGCAAGTCGCGCCCCGATGTCGGCCATCACATCGTCAAGCTCGTGATAGGTGGTGA
- a CDS encoding cobalamin biosynthesis protein — MSGRLAIGIGCRKGTSAEAILRLVVGVATPDLPHAVGLFTIEDKRGEAGLNEAAESLCLPLVFLSRGALAAMADRIATPSPAALARFGVPSVAEAAALAAFAGRARLIVTRRAEEGVSVAVAEEILE, encoded by the coding sequence GTGAGCGGCCGGCTGGCTATCGGCATCGGTTGTCGCAAGGGCACATCGGCCGAGGCGATCCTTCGGCTGGTCGTCGGGGTGGCGACGCCCGACCTTCCACACGCCGTCGGTCTTTTCACCATCGAGGACAAGCGTGGCGAGGCAGGGCTGAATGAAGCGGCCGAAAGCCTCTGCTTGCCGCTTGTCTTTCTTTCCCGCGGCGCACTCGCTGCTATGGCCGATCGCATCGCCACGCCGTCGCCGGCCGCGCTCGCCCGGTTTGGTGTCCCATCGGTGGCGGAAGCCGCCGCGCTCGCTGCTTTCGCCGGCCGCGCGCGTTTGATCGTTACGCGCCGCGCCGAGGAGGGCGTCAGCGTCGCCGTGGCCGAGGAGATTTTAGAATGA
- the ubiB gene encoding 2-polyprenylphenol 6-hydroxylase, whose product MLPVDLARLVRAAWVLAREGVINALPLPEPRPFAVSSALLLARTIRRRGIASRAERLSIAFSRLGPSYVKLGQFLATRPDVVGAALASDLAQLQDAMPDFGLSGARTVIGESFGPEADRLFPELGAPIAAASIAQVHKAAVTGRDGVSRDVAVKVLRPGIDRRIASDLAGFYLAARLIEAVAPRVRRLRPVAVVDTLARSLTLEMDLRLEAAALSEMEQNTAGDEDFRVPTVDWRRTSRSVLTMEWIDGIKLSDVAAIRAAGHDLRKLAATLMQSFLRHALRDGFFHADMHQGNLFVDSAGRIVAVDFGIVGRLGPRERRFLAEILHGFITRNYRRVAEVHFEAGYVPAEQELETFAQALRAVGEPLHGVPASEIAMSRLLNQLFETTELFAMQTRPELILLQKTMVVVEGVARSLDPELDMWKVSEPVVSAWIARNLGPLGRIETAVSAAGDLLALAPRLPRLFDAIETLAARTEATDNSRHWWRSLALPLWLGALSLAVIAASSLGWI is encoded by the coding sequence ATGCTCCCCGTCGACCTCGCCCGCCTCGTCCGCGCCGCTTGGGTGCTCGCTCGCGAGGGGGTGATCAACGCGCTGCCTCTACCCGAGCCGCGTCCCTTCGCCGTATCCTCGGCATTGCTCCTTGCCAGAACGATCCGTCGGCGTGGCATTGCCAGCCGGGCCGAGCGACTCTCCATCGCTTTTTCCCGTCTCGGTCCTTCCTACGTCAAGCTCGGTCAGTTCCTCGCCACGCGGCCGGACGTGGTCGGCGCAGCACTTGCCAGCGACCTCGCCCAGCTACAGGACGCCATGCCGGACTTTGGGCTTTCGGGCGCCCGGACGGTCATTGGCGAGAGCTTCGGCCCCGAGGCGGACCGTCTATTCCCCGAACTCGGCGCGCCGATCGCCGCGGCCTCGATCGCCCAGGTTCACAAGGCAGCGGTGACCGGTCGGGATGGTGTTAGCCGCGATGTGGCGGTCAAGGTCCTCCGGCCTGGCATCGACCGACGCATCGCTTCCGACCTCGCCGGCTTTTACCTTGCCGCCCGACTGATCGAAGCGGTGGCGCCGCGCGTTCGCCGCCTCCGGCCGGTCGCCGTCGTCGACACGCTCGCCCGCTCGCTGACGCTGGAAATGGACTTGCGCCTCGAAGCCGCCGCGTTATCGGAAATGGAACAGAACACGGCTGGTGACGAGGATTTCCGCGTGCCGACCGTTGACTGGCGACGCACAAGCCGTTCGGTGCTCACCATGGAGTGGATCGACGGCATCAAGCTGTCGGATGTCGCCGCCATCCGTGCTGCCGGCCACGATCTCCGCAAGCTCGCCGCCACGCTCATGCAATCCTTCCTGAGGCACGCCCTGCGCGACGGCTTCTTTCATGCCGACATGCACCAGGGCAACCTGTTCGTGGACTCGGCCGGACGGATCGTCGCCGTCGATTTCGGCATTGTCGGCCGCCTAGGTCCGCGCGAGCGTCGCTTCCTTGCCGAAATCCTGCACGGCTTCATCACCCGCAATTATCGACGCGTTGCCGAAGTGCATTTCGAGGCCGGCTACGTACCGGCCGAGCAGGAACTGGAAACTTTCGCGCAGGCGCTTCGGGCGGTCGGCGAACCGCTGCACGGCGTACCGGCGTCGGAGATCGCCATGTCGCGGCTGCTCAACCAGCTGTTCGAGACCACCGAACTGTTTGCCATGCAGACGCGGCCTGAGCTGATCCTACTGCAAAAGACGATGGTGGTGGTCGAGGGTGTTGCCCGCAGCCTCGATCCGGAGCTCGACATGTGGAAGGTGTCCGAGCCGGTGGTGAGCGCCTGGATTGCGCGCAATCTCGGTCCGCTCGGCCGGATCGAGACAGCGGTGTCGGCGGCCGGTGATCTTCTTGCCCTCGCTCCGCGCCTGCCGCGCCTTTTCGACGCCATCGAGACACTCGCCGCCCGGACCGAAGCGACCGACAACAGCCGGCATTGGTGGCGCTCGCTCGCCCTGCCGCTCTGGCTCGGGGCGCTGTCGCTCGCGGTGATTGCCGCTTCGAGCCTCGGTTGGATCTGA
- a CDS encoding precorrin-8X methylmutase — protein sequence MTHDYIRDGAEIYRRSFAIIRAEADLARFPPEEEKVAVRVIHAAGMVEVAADLAFGPGAVAAAKAALEAGAPVICDSRMVANGITRARLPASNDVICTLDDPSVPTLALTIGNTRTAAAMMLWGDRLKGAVVVIGNAPTALFHLFEMLDAGAPRPAVVIGMPVGFVGAAESKEALMAWGQVPYIVVRGRKGGSAMAAATVNALSSDRE from the coding sequence ATGACCCACGACTACATTCGCGACGGCGCGGAAATCTACCGTCGCTCCTTCGCTATCATCCGCGCCGAGGCCGACCTTGCCCGCTTCCCGCCCGAAGAGGAAAAGGTCGCCGTGCGCGTCATCCATGCCGCCGGCATGGTGGAAGTGGCCGCCGATCTCGCCTTCGGCCCCGGCGCTGTGGCAGCTGCGAAGGCGGCGCTTGAGGCCGGCGCGCCGGTGATCTGCGATTCCCGCATGGTGGCCAATGGCATCACCCGCGCTCGCCTGCCGGCCAGCAATGACGTGATCTGCACTCTCGATGATCCGAGCGTCCCGACGCTGGCGCTCACCATCGGCAACACGCGTACGGCGGCGGCCATGATGCTGTGGGGCGATCGCCTGAAGGGCGCCGTTGTCGTCATTGGCAACGCCCCGACCGCCCTCTTCCACCTTTTTGAGATGCTCGACGCCGGTGCTCCCCGTCCGGCGGTGGTGATCGGCATGCCAGTCGGTTTCGTTGGCGCGGCCGAGTCCAAAGAAGCGCTGATGGCCTGGGGACAGGTGCCCTATATCGTGGTGCGTGGGCGCAAGGGTGGCTCGGCCATGGCCGCTGCCACCGTCAACGCGCTGTCGAGCGATCGCGAATGA
- a CDS encoding Crp/Fnr family transcriptional regulator, whose protein sequence is MASRKLDRSLIRGFDLFRDMTEENLDAVLATVQVRTVEPGEPVFSQGAPADEFFLLLHGHLKVLQITPAGEQVVVRHVLPGEVFGIAKAIRRTDYPATAEAVTESIVLVWMSSQWQDFVVLNPVLAFNALEAVGERLQEAHTRIRELSTEEVERRVAHALQRLVQRAGRKEPDGSILIDFPLTRQDVAEMTGTTLHTVSRLLSAWEGQGVVRSARRRIAVTDENRLAALARG, encoded by the coding sequence ATGGCGTCCCGCAAGCTCGACCGATCATTGATCCGTGGCTTCGACCTGTTCCGTGACATGACGGAAGAGAACCTCGACGCCGTGCTGGCCACCGTGCAGGTGCGCACCGTCGAGCCCGGCGAACCGGTGTTCAGCCAGGGAGCGCCGGCCGACGAGTTCTTCCTGTTGCTGCATGGCCACCTCAAGGTGCTCCAGATTACGCCGGCGGGCGAGCAGGTCGTGGTTCGGCACGTGTTGCCTGGCGAAGTGTTCGGCATCGCCAAGGCCATCCGTCGCACCGATTATCCTGCGACCGCCGAGGCGGTCACCGAGAGCATCGTCCTGGTTTGGATGTCCTCGCAATGGCAGGATTTCGTGGTGCTCAATCCGGTGCTCGCCTTCAACGCTCTCGAGGCGGTGGGCGAGCGGCTGCAGGAGGCCCACACCCGCATCCGCGAGCTATCGACCGAAGAGGTTGAGCGCCGGGTCGCTCATGCGCTGCAACGCCTTGTTCAGCGAGCCGGTCGGAAGGAGCCGGACGGGAGTATCCTCATCGACTTCCCGCTGACCCGTCAGGACGTCGCCGAAATGACGGGCACGACGCTGCACACGGTGAGCCGACTGCTGAGTGCGTGGGAGGGGCAGGGCGTCGTCCGAAGCGCCCGCCGCCGTATCGCCGTCACCGATGAGAATCGGCTCGCCGCGCTCGCCCGCGGTTAG
- a CDS encoding precorrin-2 C(20)-methyltransferase, translated as MTTMVSPGTLHGVGVGPGDPEFVTVRAARLIGSAPVLAYFAKKGRRGHARTIVEPYVRPGTEELPLNYPLTTEMSFSDPLYVREVGGFYAEAAEALATHLAAGRDVVLIAEGDPLFYGSFMHLYVRLRDRFPVRITPGVTGFSGCASAAGLPMTWGDDVLAVLPGTLDEDDLAARLAGADAAVIMKLGSNFPKVRRAITRAGLAQRAIYIERGSMDGEVVLPLVDKADDASPYFSLILIGGEGRRP; from the coding sequence ATGACGACAATGGTTTCTCCCGGCACGCTCCATGGCGTTGGGGTCGGCCCCGGCGATCCTGAGTTTGTCACTGTCCGGGCGGCGCGGCTGATCGGATCGGCACCGGTCCTCGCCTACTTCGCCAAGAAGGGTCGGCGCGGCCACGCCCGCACCATCGTCGAGCCTTACGTGCGGCCGGGGACCGAGGAACTGCCGCTTAACTACCCGCTCACCACCGAGATGAGCTTTTCCGATCCTCTCTATGTGCGGGAAGTCGGTGGCTTTTATGCCGAGGCGGCCGAGGCGCTGGCAACACATCTGGCCGCTGGTCGCGATGTGGTTTTGATCGCCGAGGGCGACCCGCTATTTTATGGTTCCTTCATGCACCTCTATGTGCGCCTCAGGGACCGTTTTCCCGTGCGGATCACCCCCGGTGTCACCGGCTTCTCCGGCTGCGCCTCGGCGGCGGGGCTGCCGATGACATGGGGCGACGATGTGCTCGCAGTGCTGCCGGGCACGCTTGATGAAGACGATCTTGCCGCCCGCCTCGCAGGCGCCGACGCGGCGGTGATCATGAAGCTCGGTTCCAACTTCCCGAAGGTCAGGCGAGCGATCACCCGAGCCGGCCTTGCTCAGCGCGCCATCTACATTGAGCGCGGCTCGATGGACGGCGAAGTGGTCCTACCGCTCGTTGATAAAGCGGACGACGCCTCGCCCTATTTCTCCCTGATCCTGATTGGCGGCGAGGGGCGGCGACCATGA
- the cbiE gene encoding precorrin-6y C5,15-methyltransferase (decarboxylating) subunit CbiE has protein sequence MAETSLSPWLTIVGLGEDGLDGLSPAAVSAIAQAGFIVGGRRHLDLIEADPAISLVWPSPLRDAFPAILARRGSPVAVLASGDPFFYGVGSLLAEIVDPREMTVLPAPSAFALAAARLGWPGQDVVRVSLHGRALERVLPHVQPGARLLALSWDDTTPARLAALLTARGLGKSRLTVLEAMGGLRERRRSASADTFNLENIDPLNLIAVEVEGKSDARVIPFTPGLPDDWFEHDGQISKREVRALTVAALKPTRGETLWDIGAGSGSVAIEWMLCDPSLRAFAVEENTTRAARIGRNALAFGVPDLKVVETKAPAGLGGLPDPQAIFIGGGSGDIGVVDACLGRLKSGGRLVINAVTVETTAEVFALQARLGGELTQIAISRLDSIGAFHALRPALPVVQWIWVKP, from the coding sequence ATGGCTGAAACCTCCCTTTCACCCTGGCTGACGATCGTCGGCCTCGGAGAGGACGGTCTCGACGGCCTCTCTCCTGCGGCAGTTTCGGCAATCGCACAAGCGGGTTTCATCGTAGGTGGCCGTCGCCATCTTGATCTCATCGAGGCCGATCCGGCGATCTCGCTTGTCTGGCCGTCGCCGCTCCGGGACGCTTTTCCGGCCATTCTCGCCCGGCGTGGCAGCCCGGTGGCGGTACTCGCCTCGGGTGATCCCTTCTTTTACGGCGTCGGCTCGCTCCTCGCCGAGATCGTCGATCCCAGGGAAATGACCGTGCTGCCGGCGCCCTCCGCTTTTGCGCTGGCAGCCGCCCGGCTCGGCTGGCCGGGACAGGACGTCGTTCGCGTCAGCCTGCACGGCAGGGCGCTCGAGCGTGTCCTGCCACATGTCCAGCCGGGTGCCCGCCTGCTCGCTCTGTCCTGGGATGATACGACGCCAGCAAGGCTCGCGGCGCTTTTGACGGCGCGGGGGCTTGGTAAGAGCCGCCTCACCGTGCTCGAAGCAATGGGTGGCCTCAGGGAGCGCCGCCGCTCGGCCAGCGCAGACACGTTCAATCTCGAAAACATCGATCCACTCAATCTCATCGCGGTCGAGGTAGAGGGCAAATCGGACGCCCGCGTCATTCCCTTCACGCCCGGTCTCCCCGATGATTGGTTCGAGCATGACGGCCAAATCTCCAAGCGCGAGGTCAGGGCGCTCACCGTCGCCGCGCTCAAGCCGACACGCGGCGAAACCCTATGGGACATCGGCGCTGGCTCGGGTTCGGTTGCCATTGAGTGGATGCTCTGCGATCCCTCGTTACGTGCCTTTGCCGTCGAGGAAAACACGACACGCGCCGCCCGTATCGGACGCAACGCGCTGGCGTTTGGCGTGCCCGATCTTAAGGTGGTCGAAACCAAAGCGCCGGCCGGCCTCGGCGGTCTTCCCGATCCGCAGGCTATTTTCATCGGCGGTGGTTCGGGCGATATCGGCGTCGTCGATGCCTGTCTCGGGCGGCTCAAATCTGGCGGCCGCCTGGTGATCAACGCCGTGACGGTGGAAACGACGGCCGAGGTCTTCGCGCTGCAAGCTCGGCTCGGAGGCGAACTCACCCAGATCGCAATATCGCGACTCGACAGCATCGGGGCTTTCCACGCACTACGGCCGGCGCTGCCGGTGGTTCAGTGGATCTGGGTGAAGCCGTGA
- a CDS encoding NADPH-dependent FMN reductase: MRGRPDLLVLSGSTRGGSYNGRLAAFTARELALRDADVRLLSLADYPLPLYDGDLEGTRGVPEPALKLAELMLASDGVFIASPEYNQSVTPLLKNTIDWLSRIRDDRYRGLWTDRVFALGAASPGHFAGIRSLMHLRQILENSLGARVLTQQVAVPYADKAFDERGNLTNEKAAGQLERVVASLIAEAGRFT, translated from the coding sequence TTGAGGGGGCGGCCAGACTTGCTGGTGCTATCCGGTTCGACGCGCGGCGGCAGCTACAACGGCCGCCTCGCGGCGTTCACGGCGCGGGAACTGGCATTGCGCGACGCCGACGTGCGGCTTTTATCGCTCGCCGACTATCCGCTGCCCCTCTACGATGGCGATCTTGAGGGGACGCGCGGCGTGCCGGAGCCGGCTCTGAAGCTCGCAGAACTCATGCTCGCCTCGGATGGCGTGTTCATTGCGTCACCGGAATACAATCAGTCGGTGACGCCGCTTCTCAAAAACACCATCGACTGGCTGAGTCGCATCCGGGACGATCGCTACCGCGGTTTATGGACGGACCGCGTCTTTGCCCTCGGAGCGGCCTCGCCCGGTCATTTTGCCGGCATCCGCTCGCTGATGCACCTCCGGCAGATCCTCGAAAATTCCCTTGGTGCCCGGGTGCTCACCCAGCAAGTGGCGGTGCCCTATGCCGACAAAGCCTTCGATGAGCGAGGCAACCTTACCAACGAGAAAGCGGCGGGACAGCTTGAGCGAGTCGTTGCCTCCCTGATCGCAGAGGCGGGGCGGTTTACTTAA
- a CDS encoding cobyrinate a,c-diamide synthase: protein MKGFLIASVRSGAGKTTLSLGLMAALARRGRKVAPVKCGPDYIDPAFHAAAAGRPSVNLDSWAMTTEQVAGLASRQIEGADLLVAEGLMGLFDGVGHVAGHTGSSADIAATLGLKVLLVLDVTGQSTSAAAVALGAKLLDPRLTILGVVLNRVGSERHRRLCTEAIEALGLPVIGALPRETTIELPERHLGLVQAEETSDLRQRLDGLADFVERHIDIDRLIDLCSDVALSTRTTDAPLPPPGQRIALARDAAFSFVYPHHLTAWRAAGAEILPFSPLANEAPDRTADVCWLPGGYPELQAGALSAADGFLAGLRAFAADRPVHGECGGYMVLGMGLVDAAGTRHAMAGLLGLETSYEKRRLHLGYRRAKLLSDGPLGPAGAVLTGHEFHYASIVTIGNDAPLAEVADAHGSAPTPDGSRRGSVSGSFFHVIARVD, encoded by the coding sequence ATGAAGGGCTTTCTGATCGCATCGGTGCGCTCCGGCGCCGGCAAGACGACGCTGTCGCTGGGGTTGATGGCAGCGCTTGCCCGGCGTGGCCGGAAGGTCGCCCCGGTCAAATGCGGGCCGGATTACATCGATCCGGCTTTTCACGCCGCCGCCGCCGGTCGACCAAGCGTCAACCTCGACAGTTGGGCGATGACAACCGAGCAGGTGGCCGGCCTTGCCTCTCGCCAGATCGAGGGCGCCGATCTGCTGGTGGCCGAAGGGCTGATGGGCCTTTTCGACGGCGTCGGTCATGTGGCTGGCCATACGGGATCGTCGGCCGACATTGCCGCCACTCTCGGCCTCAAGGTGCTGCTGGTGCTAGACGTGACGGGGCAGTCGACATCGGCCGCCGCCGTGGCGCTCGGCGCCAAGCTTCTTGATCCCAGATTGACGATCCTTGGTGTCGTGCTCAACCGCGTCGGCTCAGAGCGCCATCGCCGGCTTTGTACCGAGGCCATCGAGGCGCTTGGTCTCCCCGTAATCGGCGCGCTGCCGCGCGAGACGACGATCGAGCTCCCCGAACGGCATCTCGGCCTTGTCCAGGCCGAGGAGACAAGCGATCTCCGTCAACGCCTCGACGGTCTCGCCGATTTCGTTGAGCGGCACATCGATATTGATCGCCTGATTGATCTTTGCAGCGACGTTGCGCTCTCGACGAGGACCACCGACGCGCCGCTGCCGCCGCCAGGCCAGCGCATTGCGCTCGCCCGCGACGCCGCTTTCAGCTTCGTCTATCCGCATCATCTCACCGCCTGGCGGGCGGCCGGTGCCGAGATCCTGCCGTTTTCACCACTGGCGAACGAGGCGCCCGACCGCACGGCCGACGTCTGCTGGCTGCCGGGTGGCTATCCCGAACTCCAGGCCGGCGCTCTCTCGGCGGCGGACGGTTTCCTTGCCGGGCTGAGGGCGTTCGCGGCGGACAGGCCGGTGCATGGCGAATGCGGTGGCTACATGGTGCTGGGGATGGGGCTCGTCGACGCGGCCGGAACTCGTCATGCGATGGCCGGCTTGCTCGGCCTCGAAACGAGCTATGAAAAGCGACGGCTACATCTTGGCTACCGCCGGGCGAAACTGCTCTCCGACGGACCGCTGGGGCCGGCTGGCGCCGTGCTCACCGGTCATGAGTTCCACTATGCCTCGATCGTGACGATCGGTAACGACGCTCCGCTTGCCGAAGTTGCCGACGCCCACGGTAGCGCGCCGACACCGGACGGGTCGCGGCGTGGTTCTGTGAGCGGCAGCTTCTTTCATGTGATCGCGCGGGTGGATTGA
- the cobM gene encoding precorrin-4 C(11)-methyltransferase — MTVHFIGAGPGAPDLLTLRGRDLIAACPVCLYAGSLIPLAILDHCPGNARIVDTAPLSLEEIEAEYLRAEREGQDVARLHSGDLSVWSALGEQIRLLEKHGIRYTVTPGVPAFAAAAAALGRELTLPEVAQSLVLTRTSGRASAMPEKEKLSAFAATGATLALHLSIHVIERIVEELIPHYGADCPVAVAYRVSWPDERIVKGTLSTILGELQNAPMERTALILVGRVLGAEDFRASALYSVDYQRRFRGRDSRAGEGEV, encoded by the coding sequence ATGACCGTGCATTTCATCGGCGCCGGCCCTGGTGCGCCCGACCTGCTGACATTGCGCGGCCGCGATTTAATTGCCGCCTGCCCCGTCTGCCTTTATGCGGGCTCCCTGATTCCGCTGGCCATTCTCGACCATTGCCCAGGGAACGCACGCATCGTCGACACGGCGCCGCTGTCGCTCGAAGAGATCGAGGCGGAATATCTCAGGGCAGAGCGGGAAGGCCAGGACGTTGCGCGGCTTCACTCGGGTGATCTTTCGGTGTGGAGCGCCCTCGGCGAGCAGATTCGTTTGCTGGAAAAGCACGGTATCCGCTACACGGTGACGCCCGGCGTGCCGGCCTTCGCAGCGGCGGCGGCGGCGCTCGGCCGCGAACTGACGCTGCCGGAAGTCGCTCAGTCGCTGGTGCTGACGCGCACGTCCGGCCGCGCCTCCGCCATGCCGGAAAAGGAAAAGCTCTCGGCATTTGCCGCCACCGGCGCCACGCTCGCGCTCCACCTGTCTATCCACGTCATTGAGCGCATCGTCGAGGAACTCATTCCTCACTATGGCGCCGATTGTCCGGTCGCCGTCGCCTACCGGGTAAGCTGGCCGGATGAACGCATCGTCAAGGGAACGCTGTCGACCATTCTCGGCGAGCTCCAGAACGCGCCGATGGAACGGACCGCGTTGATTCTGGTGGGGCGAGTGCTCGGCGCTGAGGACTTCCGGGCGAGCGCTCTTTATTCGGTCGACTACCAGCGCCGGTTCCGGGGCCGCGATTCCCGAGCCGGGGAGGGCGAGGTCTAG
- a CDS encoding cobalt-precorrin-6A reductase, producing the protein MGDSAIPMRILVLGGTTEASRLSERLQKRQDIWALLSLAGRTHEPAAQALNTRVGGFGGIEGLAAFLRDQRIDLLIDATHPFAARISANAVAASEMTGVPLVRYTREPWKPVPGDNWLEVPDLDTACAALGPEPKCVFLTVGRLGLSAFEAAPQHHYVVRSIDPPHELNLPDYRLLLERGPFDEESQARLMQAERVEIMVTKNAGGDATYGKVAAARRLGLPVIMVAPPEPVTVTTYHELDDVMADIGARLAHTAPPAPDAG; encoded by the coding sequence ATGGGGGACTCCGCGATACCGATGCGCATTCTCGTCCTGGGTGGAACCACCGAGGCCTCGCGCCTCTCCGAACGGCTGCAAAAACGCCAGGATATCTGGGCGCTGCTGTCGCTGGCCGGCCGTACGCATGAGCCAGCCGCCCAGGCGCTCAACACCCGTGTCGGTGGCTTCGGCGGGATCGAGGGGCTTGCAGCCTTTCTTCGCGACCAGCGGATCGACCTGCTGATCGACGCCACTCATCCCTTCGCAGCCCGCATTTCGGCCAACGCGGTGGCGGCCAGCGAGATGACTGGTGTGCCGCTCGTCCGCTACACGCGCGAGCCGTGGAAGCCGGTGCCGGGCGACAACTGGCTCGAGGTACCCGATCTCGACACCGCCTGCGCGGCGCTTGGCCCCGAGCCGAAATGCGTCTTCCTCACCGTCGGCCGGCTGGGCCTGTCCGCCTTCGAAGCGGCGCCGCAGCACCACTATGTCGTCCGATCCATCGACCCGCCGCATGAATTGAACTTGCCGGACTATCGGCTTCTGCTCGAACGGGGACCGTTCGACGAGGAATCGCAAGCCCGGCTGATGCAGGCCGAGCGGGTAGAAATCATGGTCACCAAGAACGCCGGCGGCGACGCCACCTACGGCAAAGTCGCGGCGGCCCGCCGACTGGGCCTTCCGGTGATCATGGTGGCGCCGCCCGAGCCGGTCACCGTCACCACCTATCACGAGCTTGACGATGTGATGGCCGACATCGGGGCGCGACTTGCTCATACCGCCCCCCCCGCGCCTGACGCGGGCTGA
- the msrA gene encoding peptide-methionine (S)-S-oxide reductase MsrA — translation MAFFETFRKPAVLPTPETALSGRARPIATAETHFVNGRPLKGPVPEGYAVATFALGCFWGAERLFWRLPGVYLTSVGYAGGVSENPTYEEVCSGRTGHAEAVEVVFDPNAVSYADLVRLFFESHDPTQGMRQGNDVGTQYRSVIFVHDEAQRAVAEAVQETYTQALAKAGRPAAITTTIEPAGPYYFAEEYHQQYLAKNPGGYCGLGGTGVSCPMPGAGALS, via the coding sequence ATGGCCTTTTTCGAGACGTTCCGGAAGCCAGCCGTCCTGCCGACGCCTGAGACGGCGCTGTCGGGCCGTGCCCGGCCGATTGCCACCGCTGAAACCCATTTCGTAAACGGCCGGCCGCTGAAGGGTCCGGTGCCCGAGGGATATGCCGTCGCCACCTTCGCCCTTGGGTGCTTCTGGGGCGCCGAGCGTCTGTTCTGGCGCCTGCCGGGCGTCTACCTGACGTCGGTCGGCTATGCCGGTGGCGTCAGCGAAAACCCGACCTACGAGGAGGTCTGCTCGGGCCGCACTGGTCATGCCGAAGCCGTGGAGGTGGTGTTCGATCCGAACGCTGTCTCCTACGCCGATCTCGTTCGCCTGTTCTTCGAGAGCCACGATCCGACACAGGGTATGCGCCAGGGCAATGACGTTGGCACTCAATACCGCTCGGTGATCTTCGTGCATGACGAGGCGCAGCGCGCCGTGGCCGAGGCAGTTCAGGAAACCTACACTCAGGCCCTCGCCAAAGCCGGACGACCGGCAGCGATCACCACGACGATCGAACCGGCCGGGCCTTATTATTTCGCCGAGGAGTATCACCAACAGTATCTTGCCAAGAACCCGGGCGGCTACTGCGGGCTCGGCGGTACCGGCGTCAGCTGTCCAATGCCCGGCGCCGGAGCGCTATCTTGA